A window from Chitinophagales bacterium encodes these proteins:
- a CDS encoding PLP-dependent transferase, giving the protein MDISQIINEWGEERDQYFNAVSPPIIQTSNFAFRKVEDLHRAFEDEMGGYLYSRGLNPTVDILRKKLAALDGAEDCLVFNNGAAAIFAAVLANVKSGDHIVSVAKPYTWAQKMFDNILPRFGITTTYVDGRTTTNYFEATQSNTTFYYLESPNSWDFALQDIRSIAAFARSKNIITLIDNSYCTPLYQQTAPMGIDLSMQTATKYISGHSDTLGGVLSGSHAMMKKIFDSEYLNIGSGIQPFNAWLLIRGLRTLPTRLERISASTRKVVEFVKAHPQVERVIFPFDPDFDQYELARAQMKDAFGLFTFVMKTKNMEEIVRFCESLKHILMAVSWGGHESLVIPKCAGLKPAEFDPANPEHRYIRMYVGLEEPDYLIKDLEQGFSSIR; this is encoded by the coding sequence ATGGATATTTCCCAGATCATCAATGAATGGGGGGAGGAAAGAGACCAGTACTTCAATGCCGTTTCCCCACCCATTATCCAAACCAGCAATTTTGCTTTCCGAAAGGTCGAAGACCTGCACCGGGCTTTTGAAGATGAAATGGGGGGTTACCTCTATAGCCGGGGATTGAACCCTACCGTGGATATTCTTCGGAAAAAATTAGCCGCGCTTGATGGGGCCGAGGATTGTCTGGTATTTAATAATGGTGCGGCCGCCATATTTGCGGCTGTCTTGGCAAATGTAAAATCCGGGGATCATATCGTATCTGTCGCTAAACCATATACCTGGGCGCAAAAGATGTTTGACAATATCCTGCCCCGGTTTGGTATTACCACCACCTATGTGGATGGTCGTACAACGACGAATTATTTTGAAGCCACCCAATCCAATACGACCTTTTATTATCTGGAATCTCCCAATAGCTGGGATTTTGCTTTGCAGGATATCCGGTCCATCGCGGCCTTTGCCCGCTCAAAGAATATCATCACCCTTATTGACAATAGCTACTGCACTCCATTGTATCAGCAAACGGCCCCTATGGGGATCGACCTGTCCATGCAAACGGCGACCAAATACATTTCCGGACATAGTGATACCCTGGGTGGAGTACTCTCCGGTTCCCACGCCATGATGAAGAAAATATTTGATAGTGAATACCTCAATATCGGATCGGGGATACAGCCCTTTAATGCCTGGCTACTCATTCGCGGACTGCGTACCCTCCCAACCCGGTTGGAACGAATTTCTGCCAGTACCCGAAAAGTCGTGGAATTTGTCAAAGCCCACCCCCAGGTAGAACGGGTGATCTTCCCCTTTGACCCTGATTTTGACCAGTATGAACTGGCCCGGGCCCAGATGAAGGATGCCTTTGGGTTGTTTACGTTTGTGATGAAGACAAAAAATATGGAGGAGATCGTCCGATTTTGTGAGTCCCTGAAACATATCCTGATGGCCGTAAGCTGGGGCGGGCACGAAAGCCTTGTCATTCCCAAATGTGCAGGTCTGAAACCCGCTGAATTCGATCCGGCCAATCCCGAACACCGGTATATCCGGATGTATGTGGGCCTGGAAGAACCGGACTACCTGATAAAAGACCTCGAACAGGGATTTTCTTCGATCAGATAG
- a CDS encoding NAD(P)-binding domain-containing protein, translated as MNVGIIGSGSWATALAKLLTDNRHPIHWLVRGESMVEHIATRKHNPTYLSSVNFDTSLLTLHTDIRELMAATDTVLLAVPSAYVYSTLSVLKPADWVGKTVISAVKGILPERNILINEYLNDDFQVDISQYFTVMGPCHAEEVASEKLSYLTFSGKDETKTAEIASYFKTSYLNTISNSDVYGVQYAAVLKNIYALGAGMAHGLDYGDNFLSVLIANCADEMAGFLRKVGIHHIEVGIHEGEDPVTHKKSANYAASVYLGDLLVTCYSLYSRNRSFGNMIGKGYSVKTAQLEMNMVAEGYNASRCVFEINKQIGADMPIARTIYEILWENVKAKEGFKRVEEVLV; from the coding sequence ATGAATGTTGGAATCATAGGCTCGGGGTCCTGGGCTACCGCGCTTGCCAAATTACTGACCGATAACAGGCATCCCATCCATTGGCTGGTGCGGGGGGAGTCCATGGTGGAGCATATAGCCACCCGAAAACATAACCCGACCTATCTCAGTTCGGTAAATTTTGACACCTCACTGCTTACCCTGCACACGGATATACGGGAGCTGATGGCAGCCACTGATACCGTACTGCTGGCAGTGCCTTCAGCGTATGTCTATTCAACGCTTTCGGTATTAAAGCCGGCCGACTGGGTAGGTAAAACTGTTATTTCAGCTGTAAAAGGCATCCTGCCTGAAAGGAATATCCTCATCAATGAATACCTGAACGATGATTTTCAGGTGGATATCTCCCAGTACTTTACGGTCATGGGGCCCTGTCACGCGGAAGAAGTAGCCTCCGAAAAACTCTCCTATCTCACTTTTTCCGGTAAAGATGAAACCAAGACCGCTGAAATAGCGTCATACTTTAAAACCAGCTACCTCAACACCATTTCCAACAGTGATGTTTATGGAGTGCAGTATGCCGCGGTTTTGAAGAATATTTATGCACTGGGAGCAGGAATGGCGCATGGCCTGGATTATGGTGATAATTTCCTGAGTGTGTTGATCGCTAATTGTGCGGATGAAATGGCGGGTTTTCTTCGCAAAGTGGGTATCCACCATATCGAGGTAGGGATACACGAAGGTGAAGACCCGGTAACCCATAAGAAATCAGCCAACTATGCAGCGAGTGTGTATCTAGGTGATTTGCTGGTAACCTGTTATTCCCTCTACAGCCGTAACCGCAGTTTTGGGAATATGATCGGGAAAGGCTACTCGGTCAAAACAGCGCAGTTGGAAATGAACATGGTAGCAGAAGGATACAACGCCTCGCGTTGTGTGTTTGAAATAAATAAACAGATCGGTGCGGATATGCCGATAGCCCGAACGATTTACGAGATTCTCTGGGAAAATGTTAAAGCGAAAGAAGGGTTTAAACGGGTGGAAGAAGTGCTGGTCTGA
- a CDS encoding efflux RND transporter periplasmic adaptor subunit — MSKTVKWILIGLGALIAILFIGKLISGKKETGIKVSVEKVGNKTIVESVNASGKVYPEIEVKISPDISGEVVELNVEEGDSVRKGQVLARIYADIYATQRDQAAAAVNQQEAVAANSSAQLNALKATLDQAERTYNRQKQLLDDKIISKAEFEQAESAYQSALANYNAAKEGIRGNKAGVQSAQASLTRANKDLSRTTLVAPMDGVISALTVKKGERVAGNSFNIGTEMMRVADMSVIEVRVDVGENDVIKVSIGDSADVEVDAYNNRKFKGVVTQIASSVKSTSLTSATDVTNYEVRIRLDPASYKDLIDPAKPRRFPFRPGMNASADIKTSRVENVLAVPINAVATRVKGGDKTIDDKKKEEKKNNKPDESNGEESEPTVDLDELEEVVFILQADGTVKKTVVTTGIQDINNIQVKTGLKGGEEVVSGPFNVVSKTLKDGAKVTKVDKDKLFETKN; from the coding sequence ATGAGCAAAACAGTTAAATGGATATTGATCGGCCTGGGTGCTTTGATCGCGATATTGTTTATAGGGAAATTGATTTCAGGCAAAAAAGAAACAGGGATCAAGGTGTCCGTAGAAAAGGTCGGCAATAAGACCATCGTTGAGTCCGTGAATGCAAGCGGAAAAGTTTATCCCGAAATTGAGGTCAAGATCAGTCCGGATATCTCCGGGGAAGTAGTAGAACTGAATGTGGAAGAAGGGGATAGCGTACGGAAAGGCCAGGTACTTGCCCGTATCTATGCAGATATCTATGCTACACAACGTGACCAGGCCGCAGCTGCCGTCAATCAGCAGGAAGCAGTGGCCGCCAACAGCTCGGCTCAGTTGAATGCCCTGAAGGCTACACTCGACCAGGCAGAACGGACATACAATCGTCAGAAGCAATTACTGGATGATAAGATCATTTCCAAAGCGGAATTTGAACAAGCCGAAAGTGCCTATCAATCAGCGCTGGCCAATTATAATGCAGCGAAAGAAGGCATTCGTGGAAACAAGGCCGGTGTTCAAAGTGCCCAGGCCAGTTTGACCCGGGCCAATAAAGACCTGAGCCGTACAACACTTGTTGCGCCGATGGACGGAGTAATCTCTGCCCTCACTGTGAAAAAAGGTGAACGTGTGGCCGGTAACAGTTTTAATATCGGTACCGAAATGATGCGCGTAGCGGATATGTCGGTGATCGAAGTACGTGTGGATGTAGGAGAAAATGATGTGATCAAAGTTAGCATCGGTGATTCTGCCGATGTGGAAGTGGATGCCTACAATAACCGCAAATTCAAAGGGGTAGTGACGCAGATCGCCAGCAGTGTGAAGAGTACTTCACTGACCAGCGCTACAGATGTTACGAATTATGAAGTGCGGATCCGTCTTGACCCCGCTTCCTACAAAGACCTGATCGATCCCGCCAAACCTCGCCGGTTCCCCTTCCGCCCCGGTATGAATGCCAGTGCAGATATCAAAACCAGCCGGGTTGAAAATGTACTCGCTGTTCCGATCAATGCAGTAGCTACCCGTGTTAAAGGCGGTGATAAAACCATTGATGACAAGAAAAAAGAAGAGAAAAAGAACAATAAACCTGACGAATCAAACGGAGAAGAATCAGAACCTACAGTAGACCTTGATGAACTGGAAGAAGTAGTTTTCATTCTTCAGGCCGATGGTACGGTGAAGAAAACCGTGGTGACCACTGGTATCCAGGACATCAATAATATACAGGTCAAGACCGGACTTAAAGGTGGAGAAGAGGTTGTTTCCGGACCATTTAATGTGGTGAGCAAAACATTGAAAGATGGCGCCAAAGTGACCAAGGTGGACAAGGACAAGTTGTTCGAAACGAAGAATTAG
- a CDS encoding TolC family protein translates to MKNYLKLAAALLLFQSMAAQEKWDLRKCVDYALANNISVKGQDITARIAELTYKQSNADRIPSLNFGGNAGFRFGLAENPTTGVFENNNIFSSGVGLQSQVTVFNWFTQKNTVEANRISYEAEREQVKKIQNDISLNVAVAYLQVLLAREQANIAKAQVDISRAQLNDTRKRVSAGSLPELNAAELEAQLARDSSSYITAEGSVQAFILQLKALLAMDASTPFDVATPPVDQIPLEALADLLPETVYASAMANLPQQKVNELRLLAARKSAEAAKGRLYPSISASGSLYSNYVSFKDVPIYDQVITGYTSSGLRANNGGTFYDVERPIVVNGNTVVTVVKPDAFGKQMRTNFGQGITLNLNVPIFNGKASRTNWERAKLNIRQFELQKQNGDLQLKQDIYKAYNDAMISMQKFNADKVSLATAQRSYDYARKRYDLNLLSSFELVTSQTNLQRARFQVLYSQYDFVFKMKLLEFYKGQGIKL, encoded by the coding sequence ATGAAAAATTACCTCAAACTGGCTGCTGCCCTGTTGCTTTTTCAATCCATGGCAGCACAGGAAAAATGGGACCTGCGCAAATGCGTGGACTACGCACTGGCCAATAATATTTCGGTAAAAGGACAGGATATCACGGCCCGTATAGCCGAACTGACCTATAAGCAAAGCAATGCCGATCGGATCCCCTCTTTGAATTTTGGTGGCAATGCCGGTTTCCGATTTGGTTTGGCGGAAAACCCCACCACCGGTGTATTTGAAAACAACAATATCTTCAGCTCGGGTGTAGGCCTGCAAAGTCAGGTGACCGTTTTCAATTGGTTTACCCAGAAGAACACCGTAGAAGCCAACCGCATCAGCTATGAGGCAGAGCGGGAGCAGGTTAAAAAAATACAGAATGATATTTCCCTCAATGTGGCCGTAGCTTATCTGCAAGTGCTGCTGGCCCGGGAACAAGCGAATATTGCCAAAGCGCAGGTGGACATTTCCCGTGCGCAATTGAATGACACACGGAAACGCGTGAGCGCCGGATCACTTCCCGAATTGAATGCCGCCGAACTGGAAGCCCAGTTGGCGCGTGACAGTTCTTCCTATATCACGGCGGAAGGAAGTGTACAGGCATTCATCCTTCAATTAAAGGCATTACTGGCGATGGATGCATCCACTCCCTTTGATGTGGCTACACCGCCTGTGGACCAGATTCCATTGGAAGCCCTGGCCGATCTGTTACCTGAAACAGTTTACGCATCTGCCATGGCCAATTTGCCCCAGCAAAAAGTAAATGAACTGCGATTGCTGGCTGCCCGCAAATCAGCTGAAGCGGCTAAAGGAAGGCTCTATCCTTCCATCAGCGCCAGCGGTAGTCTGTATTCCAACTATGTTTCATTTAAAGATGTACCGATATATGACCAGGTGATCACCGGATATACATCTTCCGGGTTACGGGCCAATAACGGCGGTACTTTTTATGATGTGGAAAGACCCATTGTGGTCAATGGCAATACGGTGGTGACCGTGGTCAAACCCGATGCATTTGGCAAACAGATGCGGACCAACTTTGGTCAGGGTATCACCCTCAACCTGAACGTACCGATCTTCAATGGAAAGGCTTCCCGTACCAATTGGGAAAGGGCGAAATTGAATATCCGCCAGTTTGAATTGCAAAAGCAAAATGGCGACCTGCAATTGAAACAGGATATTTATAAAGCGTACAACGACGCCATGATCTCCATGCAAAAGTTCAATGCCGATAAGGTTTCACTTGCTACAGCGCAACGGTCATATGACTATGCCCGGAAGCGGTATGACCTGAACCTGCTTTCTTCTTTTGAACTGGTGACGAGTCAGACCAACCTGCAGCGCGCGCGCTTCCAGGTATTGTACTCGCAATATGATTTTGTATTTAAAATGAAACTGCTGGAATTTTATAAAGGCCAGGGCATCAAATTATAA
- the hemW gene encoding radical SAM family heme chaperone HemW encodes MAGIYLHIPFCRQACHYCNFHFTTSLRRKNELTAALLKEIDIRRDYLGGEPIETIYFGGGTPSLLHPDELRSILEKIHQTHSVSGEAEITLESNPDDIEIGMLEAWKGSGITRLSIGIQSFFDEDLRWMNRAHNADQALKALEWVMRYFPNTTADLIYGTPYLTDEKWKQNLDQLLGFGVPHISSYALTVEPQTLLHKKIEKGLSPDVDPDRQARQFLLLMERMEKEGFEHYEISNFAKPGFRSRHNSSYWDGKKYLGLGPSAHSFDGTSSQWNIANNSRYLNGLAFDELVFEKEILTPVQRLNEYIMTSLRTLEGIDLERIPADYRDHLHKASEKYILDETLRQEGARLILTRKGKLFADGIASDLFRDQ; translated from the coding sequence GTGGCAGGTATTTATCTTCATATCCCTTTTTGCCGGCAGGCTTGCCACTATTGCAATTTCCACTTTACCACTTCTCTCCGGCGTAAAAACGAATTAACCGCCGCTTTATTGAAAGAGATCGATATCCGTCGTGATTACCTGGGGGGCGAACCCATAGAAACCATCTATTTTGGCGGGGGCACACCCAGTCTCCTCCATCCGGATGAACTGCGGTCCATCCTTGAAAAGATACACCAGACCCATTCAGTGTCCGGGGAGGCGGAGATCACCCTTGAATCCAACCCGGATGATATTGAAATAGGGATGCTGGAGGCCTGGAAGGGATCAGGCATCACCCGGCTCAGTATCGGAATTCAGTCCTTTTTTGACGAGGACCTCCGTTGGATGAACCGGGCGCACAATGCGGACCAGGCATTGAAGGCCCTGGAATGGGTGATGCGTTATTTTCCCAATACCACAGCCGACCTGATCTATGGAACGCCCTATCTGACCGATGAAAAATGGAAACAAAATCTGGATCAGCTGCTGGGTTTTGGTGTACCCCATATCTCCTCCTATGCCCTGACCGTAGAACCTCAAACCCTTTTACACAAAAAAATAGAAAAAGGCCTGAGCCCGGATGTGGACCCTGACCGCCAAGCCCGGCAATTTCTGCTATTGATGGAAAGAATGGAAAAGGAGGGATTTGAACACTATGAAATCTCCAATTTTGCCAAACCGGGTTTCCGCAGCCGGCATAATTCATCGTATTGGGATGGGAAGAAATACCTGGGCCTTGGTCCCTCAGCTCATTCTTTTGATGGCACATCAAGTCAATGGAATATCGCCAATAACAGCCGGTACCTGAACGGCCTGGCCTTCGATGAATTGGTATTTGAAAAAGAGATCCTGACTCCGGTACAACGGTTGAATGAATACATCATGACCTCGCTGAGGACGCTTGAAGGAATTGACCTGGAAAGGATACCCGCTGATTATCGGGATCATTTACACAAAGCCAGCGAGAAGTATATATTGGATGAGACCCTGCGACAGGAAGGGGCCAGATTGATACTTACCCGAAAAGGGAAACTCTTTGCCGACGGAATTGCCAGCGATCTCTTTCGTGATCAGTGA
- a CDS encoding amino acid permease, whose translation MTAKNKLNLFDISLIVVSLVIGMGIFRNPASVAATSGTSSIFFLLWIAGGVIALCGALTYAEIGQRLPAMGGYYKVFAQCYHPAVGFSVNAIILISNAASLGVVALIGADYVSDLLYGKPSGVFFNTMVAIVAVAMFFVVNLFGLKTSSRTQNVLIIVKVGLVVLLIASVLKGVVIEPHGYEEGSPLFTLADKDAVSLFLISLIPVCFAYGGYQQTINFGSEAKSPTSIPKGIIIGILIVILLYLLINVAYTQVIGYDKMKNASAIGALLCEAWFGKAGGKVFDALMFISVLAYVNILLMSNPRVMYAMSEDKVFPKIFSYRHPKTEALVAGLATFSIVTIVVTFFGKGVDNILNFTMFLDSIGMSTSAATLFILRKRKTNEAMVTGTWNRFTPMLAAFFVFSYFMIAVGVVIKDVKAALIGVGLLSLFLGIYFIFYNKKHV comes from the coding sequence ATGACTGCCAAGAACAAACTCAACCTGTTTGACATCAGCCTTATTGTTGTTTCCCTCGTCATCGGAATGGGGATCTTTCGCAACCCGGCCTCGGTAGCCGCTACCTCTGGTACCAGCTCCATCTTTTTCTTGCTTTGGATCGCCGGTGGGGTCATTGCACTGTGTGGTGCGCTTACCTATGCGGAGATCGGGCAGCGCCTTCCGGCCATGGGCGGGTATTACAAAGTATTTGCCCAATGTTACCACCCGGCCGTCGGGTTTTCCGTCAATGCCATCATACTCATCAGTAATGCCGCCTCCCTGGGCGTGGTAGCCCTGATCGGCGCCGACTATGTAAGCGACCTTCTATACGGCAAACCCAGTGGGGTATTCTTTAATACCATGGTCGCCATCGTGGCCGTGGCTATGTTTTTTGTGGTCAATTTATTTGGGTTAAAAACAAGCAGCCGTACCCAGAATGTGTTGATCATTGTTAAAGTGGGATTGGTTGTATTGCTTATTGCCAGTGTGCTCAAAGGCGTGGTGATCGAGCCACATGGGTACGAGGAGGGATCTCCCCTTTTTACCCTGGCCGATAAAGATGCCGTATCCCTGTTTCTGATCTCGCTGATACCGGTCTGTTTTGCCTATGGAGGATACCAGCAAACCATCAATTTTGGCAGTGAAGCCAAATCACCCACCAGTATCCCCAAGGGTATCATCATCGGTATCCTGATCGTTATCCTGCTTTATTTATTGATCAATGTGGCCTATACCCAGGTGATCGGTTATGATAAAATGAAAAATGCCTCCGCCATCGGAGCCTTGCTTTGTGAAGCCTGGTTTGGAAAGGCCGGCGGCAAGGTCTTTGACGCGCTGATGTTCATCTCCGTTCTCGCCTATGTAAATATTCTCTTGATGAGCAATCCCCGGGTGATGTATGCTATGAGTGAGGATAAAGTGTTTCCCAAAATATTTTCCTACCGGCATCCCAAAACCGAAGCCCTGGTGGCTGGGCTGGCCACCTTCTCCATTGTCACCATTGTGGTTACTTTTTTTGGAAAAGGGGTGGATAATATTCTCAACTTTACCATGTTTCTCGATAGCATTGGCATGAGCACCTCCGCGGCCACCCTTTTTATCTTAAGAAAAAGAAAAACCAATGAGGCCATGGTCACCGGAACCTGGAACCGGTTCACCCCCATGCTCGCCGCTTTTTTTGTTTTTAGTTATTTTATGATCGCGGTAGGCGTGGTTATTAAAGATGTAAAGGCCGCACTGATCGGTGTAGGCTTGCTCAGCTTATTCCTGGGGATATATTTTATTTTTTATAATAAAAAACATGTCTGA
- a CDS encoding TonB-dependent receptor: MVTAQEERDSVKALEEVTVRAFEQHGAKRNSTTAVIRVIEPQPALWNNKTSLVSAFNTVPGVRMEERSPGSYRINMRGSSLRSPFGVRNVKVYWNDIPVTDAGGNTYFNQFAINNFSFIEVNKGPAASMYGAGTGGLILVSSLERWKPGVSLEYMTGSYGLQNLFASAQFGRKSKLGDSLGWVSQNQVTYSHNETDGYRAQSRMRRDNISWESKLNVSDRQQIRASLLYSDLYYQTPGGLTYTEYLADPRAARPAVGAFPSAVNAKAAIFQKTLTAGFTSEYQINSHLLNRTTLYGAHAEVSNSAVRNYERRKEPGWGGRSVFVFLKKNEGREFQAVTGAEFQKGYFNTQVFSNQGGHPDTVQTNDDIAYTTYSLFAQAHYSMQDSWLFLAGVSVNKTKVGFTRYSATPVWQADRTYKNEIAPRLSVKKTFRNDLSISAILSRGFSPPTISELLPSTGVISTDLEAEYGWNRELTLQHRLFKKRLDVTITAFSFTLNKALVQRRDISGADYFINAGKVNQRGIESSLRHLLFFPKRSLIDYLDLQGAFTYHHFRYGSFIRGSDDFTGKTVPSVPSQAYSMLAYVILKNGLYLSLNFYAASKIYLNDANTAVASPYEIIGGRMGWKTSKKKKWNFDLYVGGDNLLNENYSLGNDINAAGGRYFNVAYGRNLFVGVMLNR; this comes from the coding sequence ATGGTAACGGCACAGGAAGAAAGGGATTCGGTGAAGGCCCTCGAGGAAGTAACCGTGCGGGCCTTTGAGCAACATGGGGCAAAAAGAAATTCGACTACTGCCGTCATCCGGGTCATTGAGCCGCAGCCAGCCCTCTGGAACAACAAGACCTCCCTCGTATCCGCATTCAATACTGTTCCCGGTGTACGGATGGAGGAAAGATCGCCCGGTAGTTATCGCATCAATATGCGGGGAAGTTCTTTGCGTTCGCCCTTTGGTGTCCGCAATGTAAAAGTGTATTGGAATGATATCCCGGTGACCGATGCCGGTGGGAATACCTATTTCAATCAATTTGCCATTAATAATTTTTCGTTTATCGAGGTCAATAAAGGTCCGGCTGCGAGTATGTATGGGGCCGGCACCGGAGGTCTTATCCTGGTCAGCAGCCTCGAACGGTGGAAGCCGGGTGTATCACTGGAATATATGACCGGAAGCTATGGCTTGCAGAACCTTTTTGCTTCAGCCCAATTTGGGCGAAAAAGCAAACTGGGAGATTCACTGGGTTGGGTCTCGCAAAACCAGGTGACCTATTCCCATAATGAAACCGATGGTTACCGGGCACAGAGCCGGATGCGCCGGGATAATATCAGTTGGGAATCGAAATTGAACGTTTCTGACCGGCAACAGATTCGCGCTTCGCTGCTATATTCCGATCTCTATTATCAAACACCCGGTGGACTGACCTATACCGAATACCTGGCCGATCCGCGCGCGGCACGTCCGGCAGTGGGGGCTTTTCCATCAGCCGTCAATGCCAAAGCCGCTATTTTTCAAAAAACACTTACGGCCGGATTTACCAGTGAATACCAGATCAACAGCCACCTGCTCAACCGTACCACCTTGTATGGGGCACATGCAGAAGTCAGCAATTCGGCGGTGCGCAACTATGAACGCAGAAAGGAACCCGGTTGGGGCGGGCGGAGTGTATTTGTTTTTCTCAAAAAAAATGAGGGGAGAGAATTTCAGGCTGTGACCGGTGCCGAATTTCAAAAAGGATATTTCAATACCCAGGTATTCAGTAATCAGGGTGGTCATCCTGATACAGTGCAGACCAACGACGATATCGCCTACACCACTTATAGTCTGTTTGCACAGGCACATTATTCCATGCAAGATTCCTGGTTGTTTCTGGCCGGTGTCAGTGTAAATAAAACAAAAGTGGGTTTTACCCGGTACAGCGCAACACCGGTTTGGCAGGCAGATCGCACGTATAAAAATGAGATCGCCCCGCGCTTGTCGGTGAAAAAGACCTTCCGCAACGATCTTTCGATATCGGCTATCCTTTCCCGTGGTTTTTCCCCTCCTACCATCTCCGAATTACTGCCTTCTACGGGGGTTATCAGCACCGACCTGGAAGCGGAATATGGTTGGAACCGTGAGTTGACCCTGCAGCATCGTTTATTTAAAAAACGACTTGATGTTACGATCACCGCTTTTTCTTTTACCTTAAATAAAGCCCTTGTACAGCGGCGCGATATTTCAGGCGCAGATTATTTCATCAATGCCGGTAAGGTCAATCAGCGGGGGATTGAATCCAGCCTGCGGCATTTACTCTTTTTTCCAAAACGGTCTTTGATTGATTACCTGGACCTACAAGGGGCATTCACCTACCACCATTTCCGTTACGGTTCTTTTATCCGGGGCAGTGATGACTTTACCGGGAAAACAGTTCCCTCTGTTCCTTCGCAAGCTTATTCGATGCTGGCATATGTAATTCTAAAAAATGGTTTATATCTCTCTCTGAATTTTTATGCAGCATCGAAGATCTATTTGAATGATGCGAATACGGCTGTAGCTTCTCCCTATGAAATTATAGGAGGGCGTATGGGTTGGAAAACAAGCAAGAAGAAAAAATGGAACTTTGATCTGTATGTGGGAGGTGATAACTTATTGAATGAGAACTACAGCTTGGGAAATGATATTAATGCGGCTGGTGGGAGGTATTTTAATGTGGCGTATGGAAGAAATCTGTTTGTCGGCGTGATGCTTAACCGCTAA